The genomic segment TGCAAAGGGCGCCTTCGCTTCCGTACTGCTGGCCGTGCGAACAAATCCCGCCCTGGCTTCGTTCAAGTGAGAGGCACTCATCACCCGCGTGTAGGCAACGGAAGCCACGAAGAAGGACGAGTCCCCGGGGCTCGTGAATCCGGGAGTATTTCCCACGGGATTGAAACCGTTGCCGGGAAATGTGACCAACTGATCGATTTGAGAAGTGAAGAACCGTAGAGCGATCTGATCCTTTTCCGGGGCAGCCAAGTCTACGTTGGCAAGGAATTGATCCTCGTTGAAGCGGCACGGATCAGACAACTCTGAGAATCCCTGGCTTGGCAACGGTTGGGAAGGGTCTACTGTCTGAGGATTCGGGATGAGGAAGTTTCCACCGGGAAGCTTCATGTTCAACAGTGCCAAGGCCGCAGGGTTGATGTTGGTTCCGTCGGGACTGATCGGGATACCCCCCAGAGCACCCGATAAGCCACCGAATAGGGAGCCGAGCGCAGCGGCCGACCGATCGTTGGTCAACGGAGGTTCTCGCAGGCTCGCGGTGCACGCAATCCGCGATTGTCCCGCGGCAACGCCGTTGATTTGGCGCGTTCCCTGGTAGGAACCGAAAAAGAACAGCCTCCTGTGTCGAATGGGGCCTCCGACACCGGCTCCGAACTGATTCTGCTTAAGTGCCTGGCGCGGCTGCCCCGCTCGATTGAGGAAGTAATCATTCGCGTTGAACGCCTCGTTGCGAACAAATTCAAAGAACGCGCCGTGGAAGCTGTTGCCTCCTGTCCTGGTAATCACACTGACATTGGCGCCGGCAGCACGCCCGAAAACGGCGTCATACTGCCCTGTCTGCACCTTGAACTCGTCGATGGCATCCGGATTCGGAATGGGAATTCCGCCGCTCGCGGAGCCGGTACCGAGTACGTCGGTGACGCTGATCCCATCCAGTTGCCAGTTGCTATCGTAGGACCGCGATCCGTGCACATATAAGCCATCTGCCGACGGACCGATCTGCGCCAGAGCAGTGCCTCCGGCGCCAAGCTCGCCGGCATTATATACGCCCGTAAGCACTCCCGGAGACAGACCGGCGAGCTGCGAGAAGTTTCTGGTGGCTAACGGCAGATGAATTGTTTGCTGATGATTTACGGTTCTGCCGAGCGCAGAACTATCGAGTTGAAGCATCAGAGGGTTAGCGGAAACCGTTTGCGTCTGAATCAGCCTGATCATGGCCAGGTGCAGTTCGAGGCGAAGTGTCTCTGCGACGTGAACCTGAACGCCCGGGAGCGACAATGTGTCGAGATTGGCGCCGGTGGCCTGTAGGTCGTAAATGCCGGGGGCCATGGCGGGGCAGGTGAACCAGCCGTTCACGTCCGATACGCAGGACGTCGCCTTATCGGAGTTCCTCAGCGTGAACCGCACCATTACATCGGGGAGAAGTGATCCGGAAGGGCCAAAGGTGTTCCCGGTAACCGCACCGGTTGAGGATGTCTGGGCGACAGCATGAAGTGAAGAACCCACTCCGAGTACAAGGGAGAAGGTCGCGAGACAGCTGAAGCACAGTCGAACTTGAGCAAGGGCATGGTCCCGGCGGGGCATTGGCACTCATTGTGCCGTGCTCTGTTTCAGTTGGCAAGCTGAGTCGTGGCACTGCCTGCACGAATCAAGTAAGCTGTTCGCGTGTGAATCCAGGCGGGCCGGGGCAGGTCAAGGAGGAACGCCGGGAGGTTGGTCGGCTTCGAACGCTGGTTCAACTGGCCACATGTGAGATTGGCCCCGGCAATTCAGTCGCGCATCGAGTGAGCGAATATGAAAGTCTCGCCCGCATATATTGGGCCCGCAATTCCGCAACCAGCAACGCGAAGTGATGCTGCGACCAATCGCGCCGCGAGGGGTGCTCCGGGGAGCTTGTGGCGTGCTCTTGGGGTGATGACCGTCGTCCTAGGCGCGTTGAATGGCACAGTCACGAGCCAATCCAAGCCCATTCGAAATGTTCTCATTCTCAATGAAGTGGGCAGCTCCTATCCCCTCATTAAACTAGTGGACGAAGGACTCCAACGAGGCTTTGCTGATTCGCCGTACCAGGTACACTTCTATCGCGAGTACCTGGAAACGATTCTGTTTCCGGATCCTGCTGACCAGCAGCTGATACGCGATTTTCTTGTTCGCAAGTATCAGAATCATCCGCCGGACCTGATTGTCACGGTGGGCTCTTCACCGCTGAAGTGGATGGCCGAGACGCACCAGAAGTCGTTTCCGGGCGTGCCCGTAGTCTTCTGTTTTCCGAGCGCGCCGTCGGGCGCCGATTTGTCGCTCGACTCTGGTTTCACGGGCGTCCAGGGCGACATTTCTGCTGCCCGGACGGTCGACGCAGCCTTGCGACTGCTCCCCGATACGAAGCACGTTACCGTCGTCGGTGGCATTGCGCCCTATGACCAGCAGCTGGAAGCAGCCATCAAGAACCAACTGAAGAGCTACGAAACGCGGCTGAATGTTTCCTATCTCACCGAGTTGACTCTCCCGGACTTGCTTAGGCGGCTGCATGAGCTTCCAAGCCACTCCATCGTTCTGATGTCGGCGCTGGGCCGAGACCCGGCAGGAACGACTCTCACGTCGGCTGAATTGGGACCATTGATCGTGGGAGCCAGCAATGCGCCGGTTTTCAGCATGAACGATCGGCATTTCGATCACGGCGAAGTAGGCGGTGACATTTCAAGCGCGATGGAGCAAGGCAAGCTTGCCGCCGGACTCGCAGTTCGCCTGCTCAAGGGAGAGAGGGGACTGACTCCGGTTAAGGATGCCTCCGTCTACATGTTCGATTGGCAAGCGCTCAGGCGATGGGGACTTGATGAAAGGAACCTCCCGCCGGGCAGCATTGTCAAGAACCGGCAACCCGGGTTTTGGGAACAATATAGGCGGTATGCGTTGATCGCTCTAATCGTACTGCTGTCCCAGATGGCAGTCATTCTTGCGTTGCTTATGGAGCGGGCTCGTAGACGGAGAACGGAGGCGGACCTTCGAAGGTCAGAGGAGAAGTTCTCGACGTCATTCAGACAGAGCCCTCTCGCGATAATGATCGTCAGTGCGAAGACCGGCTGTTACATCGAAGTCAACGAAAGTTTTGAATGCCAAACCGGCTGCGATCGACGGGAAGTGCTCGGGCGTACCGTTCGCGATATCGATTTATGGATGCCTCCCCAGGATGGTTCCCTATCGATGGATCAACTGCTCGCGGCCGGCTCGCTGGCGAGTGGCGAAATGCCATTTAAGAGGAAAGACGGGCAGATGCGCACAGCGCTTTTGTCAGTTGAACGGATTGAGGTAAACGGAGAATCGTGCGTCCTCTGCGTGATCGCCGACATTACCGAACGAAAGCGCGCCGAAGAAGCTCTATCGAGCGTCAGCAGGAGATTGATCGAGGCTCAGGAGTCGGAACGTGTCCGGATCGGAAGAGAATTGCATGACGACGTGAATCAGCGGGTGGCAATCATCGCTGTAAGGCTGAAGACGCTGGCCCGTGAACTCCCGCCGTCGGAGAGCCGTACGCTTCGAACCCTTGATCAAATATCAACGGACGTAACGGGTCTAGCCGCGGAAATCCAGGCTCTATCTCATCGCTTGCATTCTTCCAAGCTTGAATATCTTGGGTTGAGTGCGGCCTCAGAGGCGTTCTGCCGTGAGCTTTCGAAACAATATGAGGTCAACGTGCAGTTCCAATCTGACGAACTGCCGGACAATCTGCCCAATGAAATCTCCCTTTGCCTGTTCCGCGTCCTGCAGGAGGCTTTGCAGAATGCCGTAAAGCACAGCGGAGTACGTGATTTCGACGTGTCGCTTAGCAACAGATCCGGAGATGTTGAACTCGTGGTTCACGATTCGGGCGTTGGCTTTGACTTCAATGCCGCAAGGCTTGGTATAGGGCTCGGACTCACAAGCATGAGAGAACGGCTGCGGTTGGTGGACGGACGATTCACGGTGCGGTCCAAGTCTCAGCAAGGAACCACTGTCGTGGCTCACGTGCCGGTTGCCTCGAAAACGGTTGCCAACTGAGTTAATGGCAATTGCTCGCAATAGCGATTCCACTACGCACAGCCGCATGCGCGTCTTACCAATTCCAGCGGATATGGCTGCCGCTCCTAAGGGGAGTCGCCGTTGGAACTCTTTCTCACCTCCCCCAACGTACGGACCTCCTGTTTTCGCCGGTCCAGGTTGAAGACAACAGAAGGCCAAATCGCTCGTCCTGTTCGTCTTGACCTTCGGAACTTGGGATAGGTCCCCTGAAACGGGGTAGGATGCCGCGATCCACCTTGACCAGAAGTCGCCTACGCGCCGTTGTACTTGCGGCTCGGCGTCTCTGCGTCACCCGGCGAGTCCACTAAATCACTTTAATCACAACCTTCCCGAAGGGGTTTCGATTGAAGTGATCGAAGGCCTCTGGAAGATCGTCAAAGGCATAGGTTGTCTCAATGATCGGCTCGATACGATGCTGCTCCATAAACGCGAGAAGCCCCTCGAAGTCCGCGCGCGACCCAACGCTGACGCCTTGCAGCGAGACATTCGTACCCAGCATCCACGGAATCGCGATGGTTCTGTCACGCCGTCGATAAAGCCGATAACAGCGATATGGGCTTCAAAAGCCGATGCCGCGATGGAGTGCTGGAGAGAATTGCCACCGATGGTGTCGATGATGACATCCGCTCCCTTGCCATCCGTGAGCGCGCGAACCTGTTCTTCCCAATTCATATGCGTCGTTGAGTCGATTACATCCGATGCTCCAAGCCTCAGGAGCGAAGCGCTCTTCTCTTTGCTGCGAGACAGGGCGATCACACGATTGCCCGATGCCTTCGCAAGCTGCAGAGCAAAGAGGGAGACACCTCCGCTGCCCTGAATAAGGACATCGTCTCCTGGCACAAGTTGGCCGTGCTTGAAGAGACCAACCCAGGCGGTGAGCGCGGCTATCGGGAGAGTCGAAGCCTGCTCAGCGTTGAGGTACGACGGATACTTGATCGCGCCATTCACATGAACCACCGCGTATTCAGCGAATACCCCCGAAGAGGACCGCCGAGGGTTGCGGTTGTGGCAGCATAAGACACTTTGCCTCCGGTCCATTCCACGTGAAGCCGCGTGACAACCCGATCCCCTATGGACAGAGTACGAACCTTCTCACCAACTGCTACGATTTCGCCTGCCGCACCCGACCCGGGAATCAGGGGTAGAGGCATCGGCACGGGATAGGTTCCTTCGATAATCGCCTTGTCCCTGTAATTCAGCGAAAAGGCGTCCACGCGAAGAACGACCTCATCCGGACCAGGGTTGGAATGGATTGTTCTTCCTGGTGTAGATTGTCGCGACCAATTTCATTGATCTGCCAGACCTTCATGATGACCTCAGTTTTTGTTGCCTGAACATTGGTGGCTCCACGGAAGGCAGGCGAGGCCTTCCAGCCTCGCCCGCAGAACACTAGCTGCTGAAGCTGTCCCAGACCGAGGTCTCTTCAGCTCCAAGGCGGCCGTTGCTTTGGACCTGCAACATCCAGCACGGATACTCGGCGGGCAGCGCACTCACCGTATCGATCTCCTCCGGAGTGAGCCGTATACGGGGGCCACTGCGTTCACGGTGATCCCCCCGACCGCGCAACTCATTGGCCAGTACCGGGACGATCCCTTCGACACCGGCTTTGGAGGCGATGTAGGGCCCGTAGGTTGGGAACTACCTGGCCAGTACGCTGCTCGAGAAGGCGATAATGCGTCCGCCTTCCTTCAGGTGCTGCGCTGCCTGCGCAAATACGAGAAACGTACCGCGAAGGTTGACCGCGATGACTTTATCGAAGGCGTCCGTGTCGCCTTTCTCAATGGCCGACAACGGCATGATGCCGGCGTTGTTGACAACCACATCCACGCGGCCAAATGTTTTCGACGGTCTTCTCGAAAAGCTGCCTGACCTCTTCCACATTGCTCACATCCGCCTTCATGGCGACCGCTTCCCCATCCGCCTTGCGAATCTCGTCGACAACCCTCTGCGCCTCATCGGCCTTGCCTGCATAGTTCACGACAACGGCGAATCCGTCCGATGCCAGTCGCCTCGCGATGCTGCGGCCGATGCCGCGGGATGCTCCGGTAACAATTGCTGTCTTTAGCCATGTTCTTCTCCGTTTTCCGGGCGGCTGGTTCGTCAAGCCGGCCATACACAGAGAATGCGCTGGTCCTGCATATAAATCCAATGGATAGTACTAATATTGGATATCCGTCTAACGCAGCTTCGCCAAGCCGATCTGAACCTACTCGTGGTCTTTGTGGTGTTTGCAGAAGAGCGAAATGTATCGCGGGCCGGCAACCGCCTTTGCTCAGCCAGCCGGCGGTGAGCCGCGCTCTGCAGCGGCTCCGCGACATGTTCCATGACAATCTCTTTGTCCGCACGGCGACGGGTTACGATCTTACACCCCAGGGACACCGACTGCTGCAGGAACTTGAACTCATGCTGCCCAAGCTGGATCGCCTTTTGAGCGGCACAAGTTTCGATCCTGCTGTTGAAGAGGCGAATTTCTGCCTCGCGGTTACAGACAACGCTGCCGCCGTTCTTGTACCAATTCTTTGCCGCAAGGTTCTTCCGGCGGCAAAGAAGGTGCATTTCGATTTCATCGCCTGGCATCGAGGAAGCTTCGATGACGTTGCGCATGGTCGCGTCGATCTTGCCTTCGCTTCAAACGCCGTGGAGGCGCCACCGCCGCTGCAAGGACAGACTATCTATGAAGAGCAGTTTGTTTGTGTCGCGGATGGAAAGCGACGTCTTCCAAGGTCGCTCACACTCGAGCAGTACCTGGAGCTGGAACATATCAGCATCAGCATTCTCGGCGGCATCCAGGTATCTCCGGATAAGGCCCTGGCAGCAATGGGGCATAAGCGCAAAATAGCCATACACGTGCCATACTTCGAAGCGGCAATACGCGCCGTTCAGGGTGATGACGTGGCACCGCGGCTGAATACAGACGCGGCACATGGATGGCTTCGAGAGACGATGCGGCAGGTTGGAGCATGGGTCGCGAGAACTTGAACTACAACGAGCTGTTCGTGCAACCCTTCGACCGTCGTGACCAAGGCTATACGCTCAATGAAGATCATGTGAGTGCTCGTCGCGTTCCTAACAACATGATGCACATTCGTTGATCCTTCTGAAAGTGCCGGCTTGCTCCGCCGTCGCAAAAGAGATTTGTTTGGGACAGTGTGGAGGATCATAGGTCCAGCTCTTTGCGCTCCCGGGTGATTAGTGGCGCGGTTGGCAGCAACAAGGGATTACCTGTAATGGAATCGAGCGATGTAATCGAAGCTATTGATAACAGTCCGAGTCACTCATTCAGATCTGTTGCTTTATCGCGATGTGAATAAGCAGTGGGCCTCGTGAACGGCTCGGCCATTCATCTGGCCGTATGGTCGCCAATGCGCCCTTGTGGCTGCCCGCTGAATGTGCGTTCCGGCAGAAGAGCGGAACGCCCGTTTCTCGTCAACTTGAGCGCCCGCGGATGTACGGACGCCGTCCTCGACATGCTAGTTGCGAAATGCAACGACTGCATTCCGGACCGCTTAGGCATAACAATCTGCGTTATCGTTGGCCGATCGGATTTTGGTTTCATCGAACCCACCAACTAGTGTCCAGACTCGGGTTCCTATTTCGGGCTGAGACCGTTTCAAACCGGTCGCCCCACTTGGTCTAGCGTGACTTACCTTAGTCCCACATCCAAGTTCACTGAATGTTTTGATGGTTTAATTGCCAATATACCGCGTACCTCTGATCTCTAATTTGATACAACGGCATCAGGCTGAAGATTGTACCTTCGCGTTTGGCGCGAAATCGCATCTCTGAAATACTCGCAGGCTGTATCCATTCGACCGCATTGGTGTCGGCGCGAACTGCGATTCTTGGTAACGGATCGGGCGGGGGAATCTCCTTCGGAAATGGATCGTGAATCAGCCGGGTGGGGCCATCCTGAGGTCCGGCACCGAGATCGGCAGCCAGCACGACGGGACCGAACAATGCGGCACAAACAGTGTCATCTCCAGCGAGAGGTTCCGTCCGCAGTTCCATGGGGACACGGATGCCGATGGTATCGCCCTCCTGCCAAGTTCTACGGATGGCGAGGTACGATCCGGGGTCTGAGACTGCTTCAAGAGGACGGCCGTTGATTGTCACTTCAGCGCCGGAGGTGGTCCATGCCGGGATGCGGACGTGAATCGTCGGGATGTGGGGGCGGGATGAAGTGATTTTCAGCGTCGTGCCCTGCTCAATGGGAAATCGAGTCGATTGTTCAATTGCGAAACCTTCGTCCTTCCACTCGAGTGGCGAGGCGAGGAACTGGTTGACGTAGAGATCCGCACCGCGGTGGAAGTAGATGGTGTCAGCGAATTTGGCGGATTCCTCCGCGCCTGTTCCCGTACAACACCAGAAGGACTCTTCCGGTGTGTTGTAGTCGCGCCAGTATCCGGCCGCAAGCGGCACAAAGTACAGTTTCAGCCCTCGGGATTCCTGGGTTCCGAGCCTGCAATTGAACAGCGCCCGTTCGTAGGCGTCCATCCAGCGCGCATCGGCGGTCCACCCGAAGACGAGGCGTTTGAGTTTCATCAGGTTATAAGCCACGCAACACTCGGCGTTTTTCCACGCCAGGGTGCCCTGCAACTGTCCGGCGGGGGTTTTCCAGAACTCATCTACGCTGGTATTCCCGATCACGTAAAATTCCGGGCGGTCAGCACCTCCTCAAGGAAGTACTCGGCGATGTGACGGTAGCGGCGATCGCCGCTGACTTCATACATGCCGGCTGCGCCAATGATCTTTGGTAGGTGTGTATTGGCATGAAGGCCTTGCAGCTCGCCGCGCCGATCGGCCAGCGGATCGAGAAAGCTGGGCTGCTCGAAGAGCCGGGCAGTTTCGAGATAACGGTCTTTCCCGGTTAGCGCCGCCAGATTGACGAGCACCTCGTTCATGCCCCCGTATTCATTCCGGAGCATGCGCTGGCGCTGTTCGGTACCGATGGGCCAAAAGGAGTCTCCCAGCCAGCGGGCCATGTCTTCGGCGATCCGAAGGGCGTCGGAGTTCCCGGTGAGGACGTACATGTCCAGCATGCCGGCCATGATCTTGTGGTAGGTGCAAAAGAGTGCTCAGACTGGCCTACCAGCGGCAAGCCGCTCAAACCAATCCGTGGGGAACGCGCTCAAATTGCCGGTTCCCAACTTCTTCTGGCACTCAGCAAGGCCAGCAACGAGTTTGTCAGCACTGCTCTTCAAGACAGAATTGCAGGAGCCGGCCAGGCCATGGAGGCCGCGGAAAGAAAGTGTCCTCCATTGAAGTGCCCTCGCAGCTCGCAATTCGGCGCCTCCCAGCCGCCGTAAGGCAGGGCGCTCGAGGAGATGCCCGCCGTGGCGCGGAAGCTATAGAGGACCCAGTCCACATCCAGGGAAGCGAGGTAGCGCGCGTTGATCTCCTCCTGTTCCTGGAAAATCCCTGAAGTGAGCCGAACCGCGTTGAGCGGAAACGGCAGCGGCCTTTCGACGGAAGGGGACTGAGCAGCTTCGGACCAGACAATGGCAAAACCGGGTCCGCCCCATCAAGCAGGTTCCCGCAGCACCGGCACTTGATTTGAGAAAAGCGCGACGCGAGTGACTGATCATGATCGTTCTCCTGGTGAACAAAACGCAGCCGTGGTCACCCTCCGTTTCTGCTCTCCGCCATGTTCAGCCCCTCCTTACTCGTCATGGCATCTTCGGCTGAGATCATGCGAGAGTCGATCATGCTGCAGATGGCTTGATCTCGAACACATAAGCATAGTCGCACGGTGGCCTTTCTGGTAGTTTCACGGTGACTCGATCCGCGTTGCGCGACCACTTGAGATTGGGCTCCGATCCCAACATCCCAATTCTGGCGATCTCACCTGGGTAGTGGGGTGAATTCGAACCCAGCGACTTGATCGTCAACTCCCCATTCTCGGGCCATGCCAACGCGACTGCGTAGAGAGTGTCCCTCTTGGTGGTGAATCGGATGTCCGCTGGAACATACTTCGGAAGCGGGCCATATGCTCTCTCGACATGACCTTTGGTCGGACCCTCGCCATAAAT from the Occallatibacter riparius genome contains:
- a CDS encoding glycoside hydrolase family 127 protein: MIGNTSVDEFWKTPAGQLQGTLAWKNAECCVAYNLMKLKRLVFGWTADARWMDAYERALFNCRLGTQESRGLKLYFVPLAAGYWRDYNTPEESFWCCTGTGAEESAKFADTIYFHRGADLYVNQFLASPLEWKDEGFAIEQSTRFPIEQGTTLKITSSRPHIPTIHVRIPAWTTSGAEVTINGRPLEAVSDPGSYLAIRRTWQEGDTIGIRVPMELRTEPLAGDDTVCAALFGPVVLAADLGAGPQDGPTRLIHDPFPKEIPPPDPLPRIAVRADTNAVEWIQPASISEMRFRAKREGTIFSLMPLYQIRDQRYAVYWQLNHQNIQ
- a CDS encoding sensor histidine kinase; this encodes MAETHQKSFPGVPVVFCFPSAPSGADLSLDSGFTGVQGDISAARTVDAALRLLPDTKHVTVVGGIAPYDQQLEAAIKNQLKSYETRLNVSYLTELTLPDLLRRLHELPSHSIVLMSALGRDPAGTTLTSAELGPLIVGASNAPVFSMNDRHFDHGEVGGDISSAMEQGKLAAGLAVRLLKGERGLTPVKDASVYMFDWQALRRWGLDERNLPPGSIVKNRQPGFWEQYRRYALIALIVLLSQMAVILALLMERARRRRTEADLRRSEEKFSTSFRQSPLAIMIVSAKTGCYIEVNESFECQTGCDRREVLGRTVRDIDLWMPPQDGSLSMDQLLAAGSLASGEMPFKRKDGQMRTALLSVERIEVNGESCVLCVIADITERKRAEEALSSVSRRLIEAQESERVRIGRELHDDVNQRVAIIAVRLKTLARELPPSESRTLRTLDQISTDVTGLAAEIQALSHRLHSSKLEYLGLSAASEAFCRELSKQYEVNVQFQSDELPDNLPNEISLCLFRVLQEALQNAVKHSGVRDFDVSLSNRSGDVELVVHDSGVGFDFNAARLGIGLGLTSMRERLRLVDGRFTVRSKSQQGTTVVAHVPVASKTVAN
- a CDS encoding SDR family NAD(P)-dependent oxidoreductase is translated as MWKRSGSFSRRPSKTFGRVDVVVNNAGIMPLSAIEKGDTDAFDKVIAVNLRGTFLVFAQAAQHLKEGGRIIAFSSSVLAR
- a CDS encoding glycoside hydrolase family 127 protein, translating into MMAGMLDMYVLTGNSDALRIAEDMARWLGDSFWPIGTEQRQRMLRNEYGGMNEVLVNLAALTGKDRYLETARLFEQPSFLDPLADRRGELQGLHANTHLPKIIGAAGMYEVSGDRRYRHIAEYFLEEVLTARNFT
- a CDS encoding LysR family transcriptional regulator, yielding MFFSVFRAAGSSSRPYTENALVLHINPMDSTNIGYPSNAASPSRSEPTRGLCGVCRRAKCIAGRQPPLLSQPAVSRALQRLRDMFHDNLFVRTATGYDLTPQGHRLLQELELMLPKLDRLLSGTSFDPAVEEANFCLAVTDNAAAVLVPILCRKVLPAAKKVHFDFIAWHRGSFDDVAHGRVDLAFASNAVEAPPPLQGQTIYEEQFVCVADGKRRLPRSLTLEQYLELEHISISILGGIQVSPDKALAAMGHKRKIAIHVPYFEAAIRAVQGDDVAPRLNTDAAHGWLRETMRQVGAWVART
- a CDS encoding alcohol dehydrogenase catalytic domain-containing protein, with the protein product MHSNPGPDEVVLRVDAFSLNYRDKAIIEGTYPVPMPLPLIPGSGAAGEIVAVGEKVRTLSIGDRVVTRLHVEWTGGKVSYAATTATLGGPLRGYSLNTRWFM
- a CDS encoding beta-L-arabinofuranosidase domain-containing protein, with the translated sequence MVWSEAAQSPSVERPLPFPLNAVRLTSGIFQEQEEINARYLASLDVDWVLYSFRATAGISSSALPYGGWEAPNCELRGHFNGGHFLSAASMAWPAPAILS
- a CDS encoding SDR family NAD(P)-dependent oxidoreductase; the encoded protein is MAGLTNQPPGKRRRTWLKTAIVTGASRGIGRSIARRLASDGFAVVVNYAGKADEAQRVVDEIRKADGEAVAMKADVSNVEEVRQLFEKTVENIWPRGCGCQQRRHHAVVGH